In Methanosarcina barkeri MS, a single window of DNA contains:
- a CDS encoding outer membrane protein assembly factor BamB family protein has translation MKNKHFSLLVCVMIMLVAFASVAAASNWSQFQKNEKHTGITSDEGPDDATISVNGNTLVGSGIETVPVVLGNYVYVEGASKLYKYDKSTLNYVADCTVAATGIQNANPASDGNNIIYVVDTGYGSNQQKITAVYASNMTEKWSTNFAPASQQCSCPITYYNDNGVGKLFVGTVNMSTTDPVNLSDDGTYFAFYADNGTEIWSRETTTGGGYYWAGAAVVGNYLVYPDDAGTLTSVSISDGTKVNETDLSNKQIRSSATYNADDHLIYVAGKDKYVHAVAIDPNTGNLSTHTTSSQMVYSSTSTPAYNAADDRIYVGCGSMINGGYLYCLNATTLASHWVTEEDEIGNIQSSPAVADDGINNPLIFVTGNDGDGLVYRITDLGNGYSITSNGPPNATYSLAGVAISDNYAYFGNDDGYLYQVN, from the coding sequence ATGAAAAATAAACATTTTTCACTATTAGTATGTGTAATGATAATGCTTGTGGCATTTGCATCGGTAGCAGCCGCAAGTAACTGGTCACAGTTCCAGAAAAATGAAAAACATACGGGTATAACAAGCGATGAAGGACCTGATGATGCCACCATTTCCGTAAACGGGAACACCCTTGTCGGTAGTGGAATTGAAACTGTTCCTGTTGTACTGGGTAACTATGTATATGTGGAAGGAGCAAGCAAGCTCTACAAATATGACAAATCTACACTTAATTATGTAGCTGATTGTACAGTGGCAGCAACAGGAATCCAGAATGCTAACCCCGCTTCAGATGGTAACAATATCATTTATGTCGTGGACACAGGCTATGGTTCTAATCAACAAAAGATTACAGCTGTCTATGCCAGCAACATGACTGAAAAGTGGAGTACAAACTTTGCTCCGGCATCACAGCAGTGTTCCTGTCCCATCACATACTATAATGACAACGGCGTAGGAAAACTTTTCGTAGGAACCGTTAACATGAGCACGACCGACCCTGTTAACCTGAGCGATGATGGTACATATTTTGCTTTTTATGCAGATAATGGTACTGAGATATGGAGTAGAGAAACTACTACAGGTGGTGGCTACTACTGGGCAGGCGCCGCAGTTGTGGGAAACTATTTAGTATATCCTGACGATGCTGGGACATTGACATCTGTCAGTATCTCCGATGGAACAAAAGTTAATGAGACAGATCTGTCCAATAAACAGATACGATCATCTGCTACTTATAACGCGGATGATCACCTTATATATGTCGCTGGGAAGGACAAATATGTGCATGCTGTTGCAATTGATCCAAACACCGGTAATTTAAGCACACACACAACAAGCTCCCAAATGGTATATAGTAGCACTTCAACGCCAGCGTACAACGCAGCTGATGACAGGATTTATGTGGGGTGTGGCTCTATGATTAATGGTGGCTATTTGTACTGTTTGAATGCTACCACATTGGCTAGTCACTGGGTGACGGAGGAGGATGAGATTGGCAATATCCAGTCCTCACCAGCAGTCGCCGATGACGGTATAAACAACCCACTGATATTTGTTACAGGTAATGATGGAGATGGGCTTGTATATCGCATAACAGATTTAGGTAACGGCTATAGCATCACATCCAACGGACCACCAAATGCTACATACAGCCTTGCAGGTGTGGCAATATCCGACAACTATGCATACTTCGGAAATGACGACGGATACCTTTACCAGGTTAATTAA
- a CDS encoding DUF4430 domain-containing protein: MIGTAAAQPAEIFNGTVALEDGTFTFVPSNDPSNSYQVENLTDHGALDAASNDETSGFTYNASDEYYEDYGSFYLTDINGVQDNYGASTSWFVYINGELAPLGLSQNVIKDDDQVTFMYAPYEYTANEVTVDTANASYIVDIKVEVEDALTSIEDLQGYIDNLDTPSLTKCIFTASLDGVVYSLENGRDQIAIFKLQCFKNIVQRQENWGNLSPEEAEYISNEADHIIELIQNS, from the coding sequence ATGATTGGTACAGCAGCAGCACAACCTGCCGAGATATTTAATGGAACTGTTGCGTTAGAAGACGGTACGTTTACCTTTGTTCCATCAAACGATCCTTCTAACAGTTACCAGGTGGAAAACCTTACAGATCACGGTGCACTTGATGCGGCTTCAAATGATGAGACCAGCGGATTCACGTATAATGCATCTGACGAGTACTATGAGGACTATGGTTCTTTTTACCTTACTGATATTAACGGAGTGCAAGATAATTATGGAGCAAGTACATCTTGGTTTGTTTACATAAACGGTGAGCTTGCTCCACTGGGCCTCAGTCAGAACGTAATTAAAGATGATGATCAGGTTACATTCATGTATGCTCCTTATGAGTATACAGCGAACGAAGTCACTGTGGATACAGCAAATGCGTCATATATTGTTGATATAAAAGTAGAAGTTGAGGATGCATTAACATCTATTGAAGATCTCCAGGGATACATTGATAACCTTGACACTCCCTCTCTAACAAAATGTATTTTTACAGCAAGCCTTGACGGTGTAGTTTATTCACTGGAAAATGGCCGGGATCAGATAGCCATCTTTAAACTCCAGTGCTTTAAGAATATTGTCCAAAGGCAGGAAAACTGGGGCAATCTTTCTCCCGAAGAAGCGGAATATATTAGTAATGAAGCAGACCACATTATTGAACTGATACAAAATTCCTGA
- a CDS encoding PKD domain-containing protein: protein MLKIMKNVIINRTQNSTQNRIKNITKNGFLLSIFFILLFVFVGSASAQTIEVNPGADILTKIDEAQAGDVIYFNPGTYDISQNWNIYNKPLSFIGAGADKVTFNFNDYTDLNFDFSDIETAHDILIENISFSASTSPSMRYVSVRGSNSYSTNVIIRNCKINHMRLSSTILNNIELSNNTYISDSSSSTGNVYGKLIITENQFDNSPCSVSRINNGGVIAGNTFTNITSDYAFSISRGDDITFSDNVISHCTGGGLSINSYCDRNIITGNTFDSNSVGITFELKNGKTGTGNKIYHNNFINNTVNINDDSPAGSVQYVSDAVKYSYKNKSYTSSLGNYYSDYTGADDDNNGIGDTSYAFGSSSDTAPLMGKITVSGDNITIAVPPNASVPIADFTATPTSGNAPLTVNFTDASTGDVSSYSWDFDNDGTVDSTEQNPSHTYETAGTYSVNLTVVNTTISSTKTKTDYIEVINKESLGSEWPEFQKDSSNSGYTLSSAPTRDPELIWQSLTSSNQEPCGSGGVNVPPLISGNKIFVTAGNASVWAFNKDTGSLIWSKELGGGLVQTATPALGDGKLFVPTLEGDLYALDPETGNKLWKTHVTESNFECPITYYDHKLYIGDGLEGGSGDKYYYCYDDSGNLVWKHKNTNTSGFIWSGAVVVGNYLVYPVFEGKLVCLDKDTGTFVDEVDFSKSSDVSFALTDPGMFRSSVTYADGALYTSSERGQETGYCFKVGFNPDTGQFLNTGWATSIGFSTSTPVVYNGRVYVGHGEHGESGSMFCLNDSDGSVIWETPVSGGVKSSPVVSIKNGKPYIYFTEAIVDGSIYCLNPDGTLAWHYNPPADDAYTLQGAALSDDKVYYGTDNGYLYCIGQGEALSPAANFSSDKQTGSFPLTVSFKDTSLNANKFLWDFGDGNTSTEVNPVHTYITVGNYTVTLTVKNENGEDTKVAKDYIYANKAPTTWTVKNGESIQAAIDAANSGDIIQVYSGEYHEVLTVNKTLTLKGIEDPVLNASGFTGVSGVTISADGVEFSGFKIIGTEEMCFAISISSEGTLIEDNLIDDCAEGVWLTGTGNTLQGNNISNCWDFAAVLDNTGGNRVYQNTLINNNGRKMGGSSDHISGGSGSFFQSSEPVEYFWNGTKLTGYMGNYYDDYTGKDLNGDGIGDTAYNADAGTDQYPLMLPFSNYGEEQENNSIPEDSWFQFHGKVDHLGYSESGPKTNRTEWISEDIDAISSSSPVIAGGKVFVVCGPGSMSGSTEDIPQLVALDESSGDIIWNVSIPAAVYGSWASPAYDNGMVFTATGPELGCYNAKTGEKLWSFDDTLGSQGVVGSGPAIADGKVIFNDWDGSHYYCLDEYTGDLLWSFKVKGDAQSVPAYADGKFYLTSWEYGSSYQGNTYCVDAATGKQIWHTNNVVASLCGSPAYKNGILYLTTYNFYGNGELLALNAADGQIVWKQSIERSDSTPAFAYGNVYVCGGASGYSNLQTYCFNATTGSPVWSTPSKTTDEGGIGGWTCSVAVADGLVYVGSEGNGYFGYENLYALDAFTGDVIWNAPYAGSSPALSDGMLFSIGGDQKVYAFKDSSASPVANFIANVTSGKAPLTVQFNDTSSGSPASWAWDFENDGTIDSTEQNPVYTYTEAGNYTVNLTIKNSVGSNSTVKTEYITVSETSIPAEPPVAVFIADVTSGTAPLTVNFTDQSTGSPTSWLWDFGDDANSTEQNPVHTYTSAGNYTVNLTVANANGTNSTSALITVSETSAIALPVANFTSNVSEGSAPLSVQFTDISENATEWNWDFGDGGSSDQQNPTHQYSKAGNYTVALTAINDAGSNTTTKTDYIKVTEITKPVTKPVANFTSSVRSGKTPLKVAFTDTSTGSPTSWFWSFGDGSKSYFQNPTHKYSKAGVYTVNLTVKNAAGRNTVTKTDYIKVVTKPVANFTSSATSGKTPLKVTFTDTSTGSPTSWKWDFGDGSKSFHQNPIHKYSKAGIYTVNLTVKNAIGRNTVTKTDYIKVTGVTKPVANFTSSVTSGKVPLKVAFTDTSTGIPAKWKWDFGDGSKSYLQNPTHKYSKVGSYTVNLTVKNAKGSNTVTKTEYIKVVTKPVADFSATPTSGKAPLNVTFTDNSTGVPTAWKWSFGDGTTSREQNPEHQYVQGGSYKVTLTVVNVAGSSTTTKKNYIKVTTNTRPGIYSESK from the coding sequence ATGTTAAAAATTATGAAAAATGTGATAATAAATAGGACACAAAATAGTACACAAAACAGAATAAAAAATATTACCAAAAACGGCTTTCTTTTAAGTATATTCTTTATCCTGTTGTTTGTCTTTGTCGGATCTGCGTCGGCACAAACTATTGAAGTCAACCCTGGGGCTGATATCCTCACAAAAATTGATGAAGCACAGGCTGGAGATGTCATATACTTCAACCCCGGAACTTATGATATAAGTCAGAATTGGAATATATACAACAAACCTCTATCGTTTATAGGGGCAGGTGCAGATAAAGTAACTTTTAATTTTAATGATTATACTGACCTAAATTTTGACTTCTCTGATATCGAAACTGCCCATGATATTCTGATTGAGAACATAAGCTTTTCAGCGTCCACTTCGCCCAGTATGAGATATGTCTCTGTCCGTGGATCAAATTCTTATTCTACTAATGTAATAATCAGAAACTGTAAAATTAACCATATGCGTTTAAGTTCAACTATACTGAACAATATTGAACTTTCGAATAATACATACATATCCGACTCATCAAGCAGCACTGGTAATGTTTATGGGAAACTGATAATTACCGAAAATCAATTTGATAATAGTCCTTGTAGCGTGAGCAGGATAAATAATGGTGGTGTGATTGCAGGCAACACCTTTACAAACATTACTTCTGACTATGCATTTTCTATTAGTAGGGGAGACGACATAACATTCAGTGATAATGTAATTTCACACTGCACCGGAGGAGGTTTATCGATAAATTCTTACTGTGATCGCAATATTATTACAGGGAACACCTTTGACTCCAATTCTGTAGGGATCACTTTTGAATTGAAAAATGGAAAAACTGGCACCGGCAATAAGATTTACCACAACAACTTCATTAACAACACCGTCAACATCAATGACGATTCACCGGCTGGTTCCGTCCAGTACGTCAGCGATGCTGTAAAATATAGCTACAAGAACAAGTCCTATACCTCCTCTCTCGGCAACTACTACAGCGACTACACTGGCGCAGATGATGATAACAATGGAATCGGTGACACTTCTTATGCATTTGGCTCCTCAAGTGACACTGCGCCCCTTATGGGTAAGATCACAGTCAGTGGAGATAATATAACAATTGCAGTACCACCGAATGCTTCCGTTCCAATAGCCGATTTCACGGCAACACCGACTTCTGGGAATGCTCCTCTAACAGTTAATTTCACAGACGCTTCAACTGGTGACGTTTCTTCCTATTCATGGGACTTTGATAACGACGGTACGGTTGATAGCACGGAGCAAAACCCCTCGCATACTTACGAGACTGCGGGTACCTACTCTGTTAACCTCACAGTTGTCAATACAACCATAAGTAGCACAAAAACAAAGACTGACTATATTGAAGTAATAAACAAAGAGAGCCTTGGATCCGAATGGCCGGAGTTCCAGAAGGACAGCTCAAACAGTGGGTATACCCTCAGCTCTGCTCCAACCAGGGACCCGGAACTCATCTGGCAAAGTCTTACTTCTTCAAATCAGGAACCCTGCGGGAGCGGGGGTGTCAATGTACCACCTCTGATTTCAGGAAACAAGATCTTCGTAACTGCTGGTAATGCCTCTGTCTGGGCCTTTAACAAAGATACCGGATCTCTTATCTGGTCAAAGGAGCTTGGTGGTGGTCTGGTACAGACAGCAACTCCTGCACTGGGAGATGGAAAACTCTTTGTCCCTACCCTTGAAGGAGACCTCTATGCCCTTGATCCAGAAACTGGAAATAAACTCTGGAAAACACACGTAACAGAAAGTAACTTTGAGTGTCCCATTACCTATTACGACCATAAACTCTACATCGGAGACGGTCTTGAAGGAGGAAGTGGAGACAAATATTACTACTGTTACGATGACAGCGGGAACTTAGTATGGAAGCACAAAAACACAAACACTTCCGGCTTTATCTGGAGTGGGGCAGTAGTTGTCGGAAACTATCTGGTATACCCTGTTTTTGAAGGTAAACTGGTCTGTCTCGATAAAGACACCGGAACTTTTGTAGATGAAGTTGACTTCAGCAAGAGTTCAGATGTATCCTTTGCACTAACCGATCCCGGAATGTTCAGAAGTTCCGTAACCTATGCTGACGGCGCTCTGTACACATCCTCTGAAAGAGGACAGGAAACCGGCTACTGCTTCAAAGTAGGTTTTAACCCTGATACAGGTCAGTTCCTCAACACCGGCTGGGCAACGTCAATAGGATTTTCCACATCAACTCCGGTAGTGTATAACGGAAGGGTCTACGTGGGACACGGGGAACACGGAGAATCCGGGTCCATGTTCTGCCTGAACGATTCCGATGGATCCGTCATATGGGAAACCCCAGTTAGTGGAGGTGTAAAGTCCTCACCTGTCGTTTCTATCAAGAATGGAAAACCATACATCTACTTCACAGAAGCTATCGTGGACGGATCTATTTACTGTCTGAACCCTGACGGAACACTTGCCTGGCACTATAACCCACCTGCAGATGATGCATACACCCTTCAGGGAGCGGCTCTTTCCGACGACAAGGTCTACTACGGAACTGATAACGGGTACCTCTACTGCATAGGACAGGGTGAAGCCCTCTCTCCAGCGGCAAACTTCAGTTCGGACAAACAGACGGGCTCCTTCCCACTGACTGTTTCCTTTAAAGATACATCCCTTAACGCCAATAAGTTCCTCTGGGACTTCGGAGATGGGAACACCTCAACCGAAGTAAATCCGGTTCATACATATATCACAGTCGGAAACTATACCGTAACCCTCACCGTTAAAAACGAGAACGGTGAAGATACAAAAGTTGCCAAAGACTATATCTACGCAAACAAAGCCCCAACAACATGGACGGTTAAAAATGGGGAGTCAATACAGGCAGCTATTGATGCAGCAAATTCAGGGGACATAATACAGGTCTATTCTGGAGAATACCATGAAGTCCTGACCGTTAACAAGACCCTGACCCTCAAAGGTATAGAAGATCCTGTCCTGAACGCTTCGGGTTTCACAGGCGTATCCGGCGTAACCATCAGCGCTGACGGCGTGGAGTTCAGCGGGTTTAAAATTATAGGGACAGAAGAGATGTGCTTTGCGATCAGTATTTCTTCAGAAGGTACTCTGATAGAGGACAACCTGATAGATGACTGCGCTGAAGGTGTATGGTTAACTGGGACTGGAAACACCCTTCAGGGAAACAATATTTCCAATTGCTGGGACTTTGCAGCCGTTCTTGACAACACAGGAGGCAACAGAGTCTACCAGAACACATTAATTAACAACAACGGCAGGAAGATGGGAGGTTCAAGCGACCACATATCTGGGGGGTCAGGCTCATTCTTCCAGAGCTCCGAGCCTGTGGAATATTTCTGGAATGGAACAAAACTGACCGGGTATATGGGTAATTACTACGATGACTATACCGGAAAAGACTTAAACGGGGATGGAATAGGAGATACGGCTTACAATGCTGATGCTGGAACAGACCAGTACCCGCTGATGCTTCCTTTCTCGAATTATGGTGAAGAACAGGAAAACAACTCTATCCCCGAAGACTCCTGGTTCCAGTTCCACGGGAAAGTAGACCATCTTGGCTACTCTGAGAGCGGACCCAAAACCAACCGGACTGAATGGATAAGTGAAGACATAGATGCTATCAGCAGTTCCTCACCGGTAATTGCAGGAGGGAAAGTCTTTGTTGTATGCGGTCCCGGATCAATGAGTGGTAGTACGGAAGATATTCCTCAGTTAGTAGCCCTGGATGAGTCTTCAGGAGACATAATCTGGAACGTCAGTATCCCTGCAGCAGTATACGGTTCCTGGGCTTCTCCTGCTTACGATAATGGTATGGTCTTTACGGCAACTGGACCTGAACTCGGATGTTATAATGCAAAAACAGGAGAAAAACTCTGGAGCTTTGACGACACGCTTGGATCTCAGGGTGTGGTCGGTAGCGGGCCTGCTATTGCTGATGGTAAGGTGATCTTTAACGATTGGGACGGAAGCCATTATTACTGTCTTGACGAGTACACTGGAGACCTGCTATGGAGCTTTAAAGTGAAGGGCGATGCTCAATCCGTACCTGCCTATGCGGACGGGAAATTCTACCTGACAAGCTGGGAATATGGTTCTTCCTACCAGGGAAATACTTACTGCGTGGATGCAGCAACCGGAAAACAGATCTGGCACACCAATAATGTCGTTGCGAGTTTATGCGGTTCTCCGGCTTACAAGAATGGAATCCTTTACCTGACAACTTACAACTTCTACGGAAATGGAGAGCTTCTTGCCTTAAATGCAGCTGATGGCCAGATAGTCTGGAAACAGTCAATTGAAAGATCGGATTCAACTCCTGCTTTTGCCTATGGAAATGTCTACGTTTGCGGAGGAGCAAGTGGTTATAGCAATTTGCAAACTTACTGCTTCAATGCGACTACAGGCTCACCGGTCTGGTCAACGCCTTCAAAGACAACAGATGAAGGAGGTATCGGAGGTTGGACCTGCTCAGTAGCTGTTGCAGATGGGCTCGTTTATGTGGGAAGTGAAGGAAACGGGTATTTCGGCTATGAAAACCTTTATGCTCTGGATGCCTTCACTGGCGATGTTATATGGAATGCTCCTTATGCCGGTTCTTCACCTGCACTTTCAGACGGTATGCTTTTCAGTATAGGAGGCGACCAGAAAGTCTATGCCTTCAAGGACTCTTCCGCCTCACCTGTTGCGAACTTCATCGCAAATGTGACAAGTGGTAAAGCACCTCTGACGGTACAGTTCAATGACACGTCCTCAGGTTCACCGGCATCATGGGCCTGGGACTTTGAAAACGACGGCACTATTGACAGTACCGAGCAGAACCCAGTATATACCTATACTGAGGCAGGTAACTATACCGTAAATCTCACTATCAAGAACTCCGTCGGCAGCAACAGCACTGTAAAGACGGAATATATCACTGTTTCTGAAACCTCAATACCTGCAGAACCGCCAGTTGCTGTATTCATAGCTGATGTAACGAGCGGTACTGCGCCTCTAACTGTCAACTTTACGGATCAGTCCACAGGTTCTCCAACTTCCTGGCTCTGGGACTTCGGAGACGATGCTAACTCTACAGAGCAGAACCCAGTGCACACATACACATCAGCCGGTAACTATACAGTCAACCTTACAGTTGCAAATGCAAATGGCACAAATTCAACCTCTGCTTTGATAACTGTTTCAGAAACATCTGCAATAGCACTTCCTGTAGCCAATTTCACCAGTAATGTCAGCGAGGGTTCTGCTCCTCTCTCAGTCCAGTTTACAGATATATCTGAAAATGCAACAGAATGGAACTGGGACTTTGGAGACGGAGGTTCTTCAGATCAACAGAATCCGACACATCAGTATTCAAAAGCAGGAAATTACACAGTAGCACTTACAGCAATAAACGATGCAGGCAGTAATACAACAACAAAAACAGATTATATAAAAGTGACAGAAATTACAAAACCTGTTACAAAACCTGTTGCAAACTTCACCAGCAGTGTTAGATCAGGAAAAACACCATTAAAGGTTGCCTTTACTGATACGAGTACTGGCTCCCCAACTTCCTGGTTCTGGAGCTTTGGAGACGGATCAAAGTCATATTTCCAGAATCCGACTCACAAGTATTCAAAGGCAGGAGTATATACTGTTAACTTAACAGTAAAGAATGCTGCAGGCCGTAATACGGTAACAAAAACAGATTATATAAAAGTAGTAACAAAACCTGTTGCAAACTTCACCAGCAGTGCTACATCAGGAAAAACACCATTAAAGGTTACCTTTACTGACACAAGCACAGGCTCTCCAACTTCCTGGAAATGGGACTTTGGAGACGGATCAAAGTCATTCCACCAGAATCCGATTCACAAGTATTCAAAGGCAGGAATATATACTGTTAACTTAACAGTGAAGAATGCTATAGGACGTAACACGGTAACAAAAACAGATTATATAAAAGTGACGGGAGTTACAAAACCTGTTGCAAACTTTACCAGTAGTGTTACATCAGGAAAAGTACCATTAAAGGTTGCCTTTACTGATACAAGCACAGGAATACCTGCTAAATGGAAATGGGACTTTGGAGATGGGTCTAAGTCATACCTCCAGAATCCGACTCACAAGTATTCCAAAGTAGGAAGTTATACTGTTAACTTAACAGTAAAGAATGCTAAAGGCAGTAACACGGTAACAAAAACAGAATATATAAAAGTTGTAACAAAACCAGTTGCTGATTTCTCTGCAACTCCAACCTCTGGGAAAGCTCCGTTAAATGTTACCTTTACTGACAACAGTACAGGAGTTCCTACTGCATGGAAATGGAGTTTTGGAGATGGAACAACTTCCAGAGAACAGAATCCAGAACATCAGTATGTGCAGGGAGGAAGCTATAAGGTTACACTTACAGTGGTCAACGTTGCAGGCAGCAGTACTACAACGAAGAAAAACTACATAAAAGTGACAACAAATACAAGACCAGGCATATATTCTGAAAGCAAATAA
- a CDS encoding GDSL-type esterase/lipase family protein — translation MNTLKIITILMFVSSIFLSGCADVVNGTLNTTTTNYNNNNNNNNNNNKISIVCMGDSITYGFCGNGTSYPAILRSRLSGAVIHNTGECGDQTYEMLARFDRDVISHHPNFVIIMGGLNDLLLGQPEQVIEDDLAAMCKNSTQNGITPVLCSITPMTYVPQNLKIKTKNLNKWIISYSNVQSYKVIDFNSVLNDGHDNLRQEYDSGDGCHPNAAGYVAMGNSIDINLFKH, via the coding sequence ATGAATACACTGAAAATTATAACAATCCTCATGTTTGTGTCATCTATATTCCTTTCTGGTTGTGCAGACGTCGTAAATGGTACACTAAATACTACTACTACTAATTATAATAATAATAATAATAATAATAATAATAATAATAAAATATCTATAGTGTGCATGGGTGATTCCATCACATACGGTTTTTGTGGGAACGGAACTTCATATCCTGCAATATTGCGATCGCGATTGTCTGGAGCAGTAATACACAATACTGGTGAGTGCGGAGATCAGACTTACGAGATGCTAGCCAGGTTTGATAGAGATGTAATATCACACCATCCGAATTTTGTTATAATAATGGGCGGACTCAATGATCTTCTTCTTGGACAGCCTGAACAGGTTATTGAAGATGATCTGGCTGCAATGTGCAAGAATTCCACACAAAATGGAATTACACCGGTACTTTGCTCAATTACGCCAATGACTTATGTTCCACAGAATTTGAAAATAAAAACAAAGAACCTGAACAAGTGGATTATATCATATTCAAATGTACAGAGCTATAAAGTGATAGATTTCAACTCTGTGCTGAATGATGGTCATGACAATCTGAGACAAGAATACGATTCTGGAGACGGGTGCCATCCAAACGCTGCTGGTTATGTTGCTATGGGAAATTCGATTGACATTAATTTGTTTAAACACTAG
- a CDS encoding IS66 family transposase, which translates to MDCSGWNVVVLSLNYFRIKQNNPPSEIPKDDVWLKEEYKHRSRQKIFSIDLQSMRNNLEVCYKFLRFDTYLRVPFSNNQAERDLRMITIQQKISENFRRIHGQMCFVDKGIHIHTS; encoded by the coding sequence TTGGATTGCTCTGGATGGAACGTGGTTGTTTTATCCCTAAATTATTTCAGGATAAAACAGAATAATCCTCCATCTGAAATACCTAAAGACGATGTGTGGTTAAAAGAGGAATACAAGCACAGATCAAGGCAAAAAATCTTCTCGATAGACTTGCAAAGCATGAGAAACAATCTTGAGGTTTGCTATAAATTCTTGAGATTTGATACGTATCTGAGAGTTCCTTTTAGCAACAACCAGGCAGAAAGAGACCTCAGGATGATAACAATTCAACAAAAGATATCGGAAAATTTTAGAAGGATACATGGGCAGATGTGTTTTGTAGATAAGGGTATACATATCCACACTAGTTAA
- a CDS encoding transposase, producing the protein MSKNSMLYKGVLFEDSFDNYLSRESTSICQFLYFLCIDDIAKHVERTFYTNKSWHFKYSVSSMIKLFVVKCFRQLSYDKTISSLTDEEAILLSFYDENGQIKLPSGGTLHHFMKYRLGEKGVNEIMMLIGEKILKLSQEKEAKIDSTPLEASRYDKHADYNPHYECKMDKAHITMVGTYPIFMTHTKGLSGDSPELIDHIEALKNMNANLEFYSADGGYDSFLNHSDIWYNLNAKPIISYASNAVINQEGEEERIDHWVNKKWKLGGDIHAPMENKLRFLYEIGRKEQVGMYLRNQNIRDETFDDQYKKRAECEKIHGHIKGTVKFDIRRVRNQSRKLYSLLSFIAYQLLVLTEMQNKVEDKNSFGRYF; encoded by the coding sequence ATGTCAAAAAACAGTATGTTATACAAAGGAGTCCTCTTCGAGGACTCCTTCGATAATTATTTGAGCAGAGAAAGTACTTCAATTTGCCAATTCCTGTACTTTCTTTGCATTGACGATATTGCAAAGCACGTCGAACGTACTTTTTACACCAACAAAAGTTGGCACTTTAAGTACAGTGTTTCTTCTATGATAAAACTGTTTGTTGTGAAGTGTTTCAGGCAACTCTCATATGATAAAACCATTTCTTCCTTAACAGACGAAGAAGCTATCCTGCTTTCTTTTTATGATGAAAATGGCCAGATTAAACTTCCTTCAGGTGGAACCCTTCATCATTTTATGAAGTATAGACTTGGAGAAAAAGGAGTCAATGAGATAATGATGCTTATAGGTGAGAAAATTCTCAAACTTTCTCAGGAAAAGGAAGCAAAAATTGATTCCACTCCACTTGAAGCTTCAAGATACGACAAACATGCTGATTATAATCCTCATTATGAATGCAAAATGGATAAGGCACATATTACAATGGTTGGAACTTACCCAATTTTCATGACTCATACAAAAGGACTTTCTGGTGACTCTCCAGAACTTATCGATCATATTGAGGCTCTAAAGAACATGAACGCTAATCTGGAATTTTATTCTGCTGACGGAGGTTATGATTCATTCCTCAATCATTCTGATATTTGGTATAATCTGAACGCAAAACCGATTATTTCCTACGCTTCAAATGCAGTAATCAATCAAGAAGGTGAAGAGGAACGAATCGATCACTGGGTGAATAAAAAGTGGAAACTCGGTGGAGATATTCATGCACCAATGGAAAACAAACTCAGATTTCTATATGAAATTGGAAGGAAAGAACAGGTAGGAATGTACCTAAGAAACCAAAATATCAGAGATGAGACTTTTGATGATCAGTATAAAAAGAGAGCTGAATGTGAAAAGATACATGGACATATTAAAGGTACAGTAAAGTTCGATATCAGAAGAGTGAGAAATCAGAGTAGAAAACTCTACTCTCTATTGAGTTTCATAGCATATCAACTACTGGTGTTGACAGAAATGCAAAATAAAGTTGAGGATAAGAATTCGTTTGGGAGATACTTTTAA